In Hwangdonia lutea, a single window of DNA contains:
- a CDS encoding FecR family protein translates to MNKENDILKWFDGDISTAEIKKLYPDEDFSALEKAAFYAKQIDVPKVDAQQALAEFKTRSFKKKESKVIPLNFKSILKVAAILVVMLTSSYFLFFNNTKSYSTAIAQTETFNLPDDSEVILNAQSKLSFNKKTWEKSRSLDLNGEAFFKVTKGEKFIVNTEIGSIQVLGTQFNVKERPNYFEVQCYEGSVSVTHSKEKVVLTPGKSFRVVNNEIVSAKDFNAETPSWLAKESSFDNVPLWQVINELEIQYDITIDASKVDVAKTFSGSFTHTDKNIALQSVTIPLKLSYKINGNKVELYNYDKN, encoded by the coding sequence ATGAATAAAGAAAACGACATACTAAAATGGTTTGATGGCGACATCTCTACCGCGGAGATTAAAAAGCTATATCCCGATGAAGACTTTTCGGCATTGGAAAAAGCTGCCTTTTATGCCAAACAAATTGATGTGCCTAAAGTAGATGCACAACAGGCTTTAGCAGAATTTAAAACCAGATCTTTTAAAAAGAAAGAGTCTAAGGTTATTCCGTTAAACTTTAAATCGATTTTAAAGGTGGCAGCTATTTTGGTGGTTATGCTTACGTCGTCTTATTTTTTATTCTTCAACAATACAAAATCCTATTCAACAGCCATTGCACAAACAGAAACGTTTAACCTTCCCGATGATTCTGAAGTTATTTTAAATGCACAGTCCAAACTGTCTTTCAATAAAAAAACTTGGGAAAAAAGCCGAAGTCTTGATTTAAATGGCGAAGCTTTTTTTAAAGTTACAAAAGGAGAAAAATTTATTGTGAATACAGAAATAGGAAGCATCCAGGTTTTAGGTACGCAATTTAACGTAAAAGAACGCCCTAATTATTTTGAAGTACAATGTTACGAAGGTTCTGTAAGTGTAACACATAGCAAAGAAAAAGTGGTGTTAACCCCGGGTAAATCATTTCGGGTTGTAAATAATGAAATTGTTTCGGCTAAAGATTTTAATGCAGAAACCCCATCGTGGTTAGCCAAAGAATCTTCATTTGATAATGTGCCGCTATGGCAAGTAATTAATGAGTTGGAAATTCAATACGATATAACTATTGATGCCTCAAAAGTAGATGTTGCCAAAACGTTTTCCGGTAGTTTTACACACACCGATAAGAACATAGCATTACAATCTGTAACCATTCCACTTAAATTGAGCTACAAAATAAACGGTAATAAAGTTGAGTTATATAACTATGACAAAAACTAA
- a CDS encoding TonB-dependent receptor — protein sequence MTKTKHFIVLLSVYCCFSFGLQAQEKLPLLDVIQQLENQFDVKFSYSIDDVSNVLVDQPIKSNTLHQIIQNLNATTLLNFKFLNERYITVSTINKTIAICGVLVSEKTKEPLLGASVLIENSTKGVITDIDGAFNLDEVGANETIILSFLGFETQVFKAADLMLLDNTCKTIEMQVKSETLNQVLITKFLTTGLQKRIDGSTILNTEKFGILPGLSEPDIMQSIQALPGVESVNESVANINVRGGTNDQNLILWDDIKMYHSGHFFGLISAYNPYLTNRVTVTKNGTSSEFSDGVSSTINMSTKNKINEGFKGGVGANLIHADAFLEIPLSKKLAVHISGRRSFTDVFSSPTYDTYFERSFQDSELTTNSDNISESNKSSDFFFYDYTAKVLFDLNDNHKIRANIIGINNNLDYTESFTNTDNETDSKTSNLKQQNLGAGVNWNATWHAKFSTEFNAFYSKYNVDAVDYRIETDQKLTQANEVLETGVKLKTDFKINDNLNLLNGYQFSEIGILNETTVSAPSYDKTKKDVLLNHALFSEFEFNKHNTYLRFGVRGNYFQKFNKIIIEPRLNVRQKLNNFFALKLQGEFKNQSATQIIDFQDDFLGVENRRWILANNSSIPISESKQGSFGFEFNQNNFVIDVEAFYKIVDGITASNQGFYNNFQYINATGSYHVKGIEFLMNKSADTYSAWVSYTYSVNDYEFESITPSVFPNNVDVRHSVSLAFNYDIIDNLKVSVGGVYRSGAPYTKPVEGNETIQNGNNTVVNYDLPNNENLDDFIRLDASLKYNFNLSNTANGAISLGVINVMNKKNSINRYYEVHPEDSNSVVQIDNKSLGLTPNLSFRINF from the coding sequence ATGACAAAAACTAAACACTTCATCGTTTTACTTTCTGTCTATTGCTGCTTTTCTTTTGGTTTACAAGCCCAGGAAAAACTACCGCTATTAGATGTTATACAGCAATTAGAGAATCAATTTGATGTTAAATTTTCCTATTCCATAGATGATGTTAGCAATGTTTTGGTCGATCAACCTATCAAATCAAATACATTACATCAAATCATTCAAAATTTAAACGCTACCACACTTTTAAATTTTAAGTTTCTTAACGAGCGCTATATCACGGTTTCCACAATTAACAAAACCATAGCTATTTGTGGTGTTTTGGTTTCAGAAAAAACTAAAGAACCTTTGCTTGGGGCTTCGGTTTTAATTGAAAATTCTACAAAAGGTGTGATCACAGATATTGATGGCGCTTTTAATTTAGATGAAGTTGGAGCGAACGAAACAATAATCTTATCTTTTTTGGGTTTTGAAACACAGGTTTTTAAAGCTGCAGATTTAATGTTGTTAGATAATACTTGTAAGACCATTGAAATGCAAGTAAAGAGCGAAACGCTCAACCAGGTTCTAATCACCAAATTTTTAACCACGGGTTTGCAAAAACGCATTGACGGAAGCACCATTTTAAACACCGAAAAGTTTGGCATTTTACCTGGACTCTCAGAACCGGATATTATGCAATCCATTCAAGCTTTACCGGGCGTTGAAAGTGTTAACGAGAGTGTTGCAAATATTAATGTTCGAGGCGGTACAAACGACCAAAACCTTATTCTTTGGGATGACATTAAAATGTACCATTCGGGGCATTTCTTCGGACTCATTTCAGCTTACAACCCGTATTTAACAAATCGTGTTACGGTGACCAAAAACGGAACCTCAAGCGAGTTTAGCGATGGCGTGTCCAGCACCATAAATATGTCTACTAAAAATAAGATAAATGAAGGTTTTAAAGGCGGCGTTGGCGCTAATTTGATACATGCCGATGCTTTTTTGGAAATACCGTTAAGTAAAAAACTGGCCGTTCATATATCGGGTAGGCGTTCGTTTACAGATGTTTTTAGCTCACCAACTTACGATACGTATTTTGAACGTAGTTTTCAAGATAGCGAACTCACCACAAACAGCGATAACATTAGCGAGAGTAACAAATCGTCCGATTTTTTCTTTTACGATTACACCGCAAAAGTGCTGTTCGATTTAAATGATAATCATAAAATTAGAGCCAACATTATAGGTATTAATAATAATTTAGATTACACCGAAAGCTTTACAAATACGGATAATGAAACAGACTCCAAAACTAGTAATTTAAAGCAACAAAACTTGGGAGCTGGTGTAAACTGGAATGCGACATGGCATGCTAAGTTTTCAACAGAATTCAATGCCTTTTACTCAAAATATAACGTGGATGCGGTTGATTATAGAATTGAAACCGATCAAAAATTAACCCAAGCAAACGAAGTTCTCGAAACGGGAGTAAAGCTTAAAACCGATTTTAAGATTAACGATAATCTAAATTTATTAAACGGCTATCAATTTAGTGAAATAGGCATTTTAAACGAAACCACAGTTAGCGCGCCCTCTTACGATAAAACCAAAAAAGATGTGTTGCTTAACCACGCGCTTTTTAGTGAATTTGAATTTAATAAACACAATACTTATCTCAGGTTTGGGGTTCGCGGGAATTATTTTCAGAAATTCAATAAAATAATTATTGAACCTAGATTGAATGTTAGGCAAAAACTAAATAATTTCTTTGCTTTAAAATTGCAAGGTGAGTTTAAAAACCAATCGGCCACCCAGATTATCGATTTCCAAGATGATTTTTTAGGCGTTGAAAACCGCCGTTGGATTTTGGCAAATAACAGCTCGATTCCTATTTCTGAAAGCAAACAAGGCTCTTTTGGTTTCGAATTTAACCAAAATAATTTTGTTATTGATGTTGAAGCATTTTATAAAATAGTTGATGGCATAACAGCATCCAACCAAGGGTTTTATAATAATTTTCAATATATAAATGCCACGGGGAGTTATCATGTAAAGGGTATCGAGTTTTTAATGAACAAATCAGCTGATACTTACAGCGCTTGGGTGAGCTATACCTATAGCGTAAATGATTATGAGTTTGAAAGTATTACCCCATCTGTTTTTCCAAACAATGTAGATGTAAGGCATTCGGTGTCTTTGGCTTTTAATTATGATATTATTGATAATTTAAAAGTGTCTGTTGGAGGTGTTTACCGTTCCGGTGCTCCTTATACGAAACCCGTAGAAGGCAATGAAACCATACAAAACGGCAATAATACTGTGGTAAATTACGACCTCCCAAACAATGAAAACTTAGACGATTTTATCCGATTGGATGCTTCTTTGAAATATAATTTCAACCTGTCAAATACGGCTAATGGTGCTATTAGTTTGGGTGTTATTAATGTTATGAATAAAAAGAATAGCATCAATAGGTATTACGAGGTACACCCTGAAGATTCAAATTCGGTTGTTCAAATTGATAATAAATCACTTGGTT